The DNA segment TCCAGGCTGTGCCAGTCTCCGCGCCAGAGCGCCTGGAGCAGGAGCTGGAAGTGCAACTCGCCTTCTTCATTCGGAGGTACGGATCGAGCGTGCTCCAGGCCCAGTTCGTAGGCTGCGCGACAGGGCATCAGGTACTGGTTGCACAGGTCCAGGTAGTCCTCGAGCAGCAGCAACCGCATCTCATCGTCGAGACGGGAGAATAGCTCCAGTCCCTGTGCATCGCCCGCCATCTGATACATGGGGTGAATGGCGTGGAGGCGCGTAAGCGGCACATGGCGACTCAGAACCTGGAGTGAATCGACGACCCCCGGGAGCCGTCCCGCCAGCAACTCCAGCCATAGGGCCTCCTGGGCGGCATCCGGGGAAATCCCTTGCCAGGAATTCGCCGGCTGAAGGTGTTTCCTCGATGCCTCAAGCCAGGACCTGGCGTCACGCCGCTGATGCAGATGGAGCAGGACGCGATGGCGTTGCCCTTCCACCAGTTGGTTGCTGTACCCCTTAGTCGTAACTGTCCGTGTGACCCAGCCTGCGCGTTCCAGTAGATCGAGCAAGGTGGAGAGGCTCTCGTTACTGGCGGCTCTGCCGTCGGGCATAGTGACTCGCTGAACCTGCAGCAGCTTGAGCAGACTGTTCTTGCCTCTGCCGGCATGGCTCGTTGCCAGTGCGTAGAGGACGGCACGGCCAGCATCCGGCAGGGCTGCGATAGCCAGGGAGGGGACGCTCATTGGGACGATCCGGGACGAAAATGGGGAATGGTCCGTGAGGGCCGTTCAATGGTCAATGGCCAGTGTGATCAGGTCTGCTTCCACCCGGCGTTCACCGATTCGCAGCAGCCCCACCGAGACCGGCAGCCTGAACCGTCGCGGCCCGGCGCTGCCCGGGTTGACGTGCAGGAGCCCGGCGCGCTCGGTGATCAGCGGCTTGTGGGAGTGGCCGGTGACCACCACAGCAACACCGCGCGCGGCGAGATCGTCGGGGATGTCGGCCTGATCGTGCACCAGATAGAGGGATACGCCGCCCAACTGTAGCGACGCGTCATGGGGGATTTTCGTCGCCCAGTCTTGCGTGTCATTGTTGCCGCGCACGGCCGTCAGCGGCGCCAGTTGGCGCAGGGCTTCGAGTATTTCAGGCTTGCCGATGTCGCCGGCATGGAGGATGTGGTCGCAGCCCGCAAGCGCCGCGAGAGCCTGGGGGCGGAGGAGGCCGTGGGTATCGGAAATCAGGCCAATGCGAAGGGGGAGCATGGAGTGGGCCTCACCAGGAGATGAGGCCCATTCTGCCACTTAGCGGGATTGTGCCGGGGTTTCCGGCAGGAACCAGTTCAGCAGCAGGGCGCAGAGGCCACCGGTGGCCACACCGGATTCGAGGATGTTGCGTAGGGCTGCCGGCATGTGGGCGAGGAATTCCGGCACCTGGGACACGCCCAGGCCGAGGGCCAGCGACACGGCGATGATCAGCAGCGCACGGCGATCCAGGGTGGTTCCGGCGAGGATGTTGATGCCGGAGGCGGCCACTGCGCCGAACATCACCATGGCGCCACCACCCAGCACTGGC comes from the Pseudomonas sp. TCU-HL1 genome and includes:
- a CDS encoding metallophosphoesterase family protein — its product is MLPLRIGLISDTHGLLRPQALAALAGCDHILHAGDIGKPEILEALRQLAPLTAVRGNNDTQDWATKIPHDASLQLGGVSLYLVHDQADIPDDLAARGVAVVVTGHSHKPLITERAGLLHVNPGSAGPRRFRLPVSVGLLRIGERRVEADLITLAIDH